The following is a genomic window from Corynebacterium incognita.
AGCGCGAGGCGGTGATTGTGGACATCGGCGCTGACGAATGGCTCGTGAGCGCGCGGGGACGAACGCGCCTGGGCGAGGACTTGCGGAAGAGTTGGGGGATCCCGGACGATGCGCCACGCTGGCCAGCCCCGGCACGCTACCTGGAAGCCTTCGTGGAACGGCCAGAACATGAGATGTTTCCAGACGTGCCAGAAGAAAGAGAGGGCAACGCCGGCCTGTCTTTCCTCGAGCCGCCGACTGATGGAGTTCAAGGTGGCCCGCCTGCCGGGTGGCTGTGCGCGGATGCGGCAGGTGAGGCAGGGGCGGTGGAGCCCACCGCTGATGCCGTGGCCCTGCCGACGCGTCAGGGCGGCGAGCACACACGTGATGATGCACCGGGAACATCCGCCTCGCCCGCAGTGGCCAGCCGCTTCGGCGGCCTGGAGGACGCCGTGGGAGTGGACACGGGCGCAGGATTTCTCGTGGTCTCCGCAAGCGGGTACCGACACGACGTCCCCGATGTCGCCACCCTGGATATCCTCGGCGCGGCGGGCGCGACGCCGGCCCCGTGGCCTATCCTCGCGCTGCTGCCGGAAGGACCTGCCCTCCACACTGAGGCCGCGCTGCGCCCGCTGTTGGAATAGTCCGGACCTGCTGGAGTAGATTCCAGATATGGCAACGATGCGCGATTCCATATCGTCCCGTGTGGAGCGCTTGAGAGGGTTTCACGAGCAGCAGAAGTCCCGCCGTTTCGGGTTCCTCGTGCGGCCGCTGACCCTGCTGCTCGGCTGGACCGTGTTGATAGTCGGCGTGCTCACCATTCCGCTTCCCGGCCAGGGCTGGCTCACCACGTTCGTGGGCGTGGGCATTTTGTCCCTGGAACAGCATTGGGCCCACCGCCTTTTGGAGTGGGGCGTGGAACTCTACGATCGGTTTTTCGCTTGGTTCGCGCGCCAGTCTGCCGGCGTCCGTATCATGCTGATAGTGCTGCTCATCGCCGTAATCTGGGCTATTTTCGGCGTTGGCGTGTATCTTTTTTGGCGCTCTGGCGGGTTCGCCACCTTCGGGTGGTCCCCAGCATAAAGGCGCCGCAGGCGATCAACAGTGCCAGGGCGCTCAAACAGCGGCCGGCCCGGCGCAGGGCAGCGGATTGTTGCGCGTGCGCCGCAGGCGCGATCTCAATTGTGGCCGTCGGCGCACCAGCGGAATCCGGTGACGCCGCCCGGTACGGCTCAGTCGCAGCGCTGACCACCCCGAGCGCGTCCACGTATCCGGTGACCGGGTGGGCATGGTCGTGCAGCAACTCTCGGATGGCGGCGGCGCTAAGACTGGGGTGCCGGTGTTTGAGCAGCGCGACGGTGCCGCTAACGAGCGGGGCGGCGAAGCTGGTGCCGGCGAACGGCTTTTCCTCACGACTATCCGTGATCGTGCCGCGCGCCCAGCCTGTGGCATCTGGCGATAGTCCCACCGGGACCACACCGGCCGCTGACAGTGGCGCGCGGGGCGCCGGGATGGAATAGTCCGCCGTCGTCGCCGGGGAGTCCAACGCCCCCACGGCCAGGACTGTTTCCTCGTGGGCGGGGTAGACCACCCAGCCAGGCTGGCAGTGCGAACCCTTGTTACCTGCCGCGGCCACCACCACGGCGTCGGCTTCCTCAGCGCGTGCCAGGGCCTTGTCTAGCGCGCGGGTATCCAACGTGGCCGCCACGCGCGCCGGGACGCAGGAGACCACGGAGACGTTGATGACGTCCGCTTTGTGCTCGACCGCCTCGTCAATGGCTTGGGCGAGGCTGGCCAGGCTACCGGCCGCGCGCTGGCGGGCCTGGTTCTCCTCGTTTCTGTCCCCGTCGTCGGTCGCGGGGTCTTCGCGCCGGTAGTGCGCACTGGTTTGGCGTACGCTGAGCACCCGGGCGTCGGGGGCGATGCCGCTATCGTGTGCGGCGATAACCCCGGCCACCACGGTGCCGTGGCCGTCGCAGTCCAGAAACGGCTGCGGATCGTCAGGTGTCACTAGGTCCGGTCCGGCGTCGAGATGACGGAGCTGCGGGTGCTTGGCGACGCCCGTGTCGATCACTGCCACGGTGATCCCCTCGCCCGTGGCCAGAGCATGCAGCCGGGCGCGGTAGTCGCGCTGCTCCCGCGTGGGCCGGGGCGAAAGCTCCTTGGCGGTCGCGGGACGAGTGCAGGGCTTATCAGGTTCGCGGGCGGCGGCGGGCGCGACGTCGCTAAGCGTCCCCACCAGCAACAACGCAAGCAATCCATGCGCCAGTGAGGTGAGTGGTAAAGGCGAGGTGTGGGTGGTCATCGTTCTACCCCAGCCCGCGGATGAGGGCGAAGATGCCGAGCAGATGCACCGCCAGTGGGAGTACCGCCACAATCGCGGCCGTCTCCGCGCGTTCTAACCAGACCCGCGTTGTGGGTTCGACGGTGGGGATGTGCGGCGCCCACACTGGCGCCAGCGCGAGGAGCGCTCCGGCCAGAAGTGCCACGGCCCAGAGGACGGGGCGCTCGGTGAACGTAACTGACGACACCGCGACGCACAGCGCGCCGCCGGCGGTGATGGCCACCACGTATAACGCCCAGGCCTGGCAGGGCCGGTGGTGCCGCGCCGCATGCAGCACTACCGCAATCCCACTGAGCGCGAGGAGCGCGGCGCTGGAGCGGGTTAGCGGAGAGGTGGCTAAGAGAGCAAGTGCGACAAGGCACGCTCCCGACAACGCGAGCAGGACGCCGTCGTGGAGTAGCTGGGCTCGGCGGGCGTGGCCATCTACCTCGGCATCGACGGCGTCGGCGACGGCGAGGTCTTCGCCCGCCGAGGGCAGCGTCGGTACCTTCAAACCCGCGGCGCGAGTCACGATGCCCGGGGCAAGGTGCAGGCACACCAAGACGGTAAGCAATATGGCTGAGCCGAGCGGGAGGCGGAGATCAGCACCGGGTGTTGGCGGCACGGCGGTGCTCAGCGCGGCACCGGCACCGGCGGCAAGGGTGAGGACAACAAAGGTAATGACGGCGGCGGCACTGCGCGGGCTTGCCAGTGAGAGCGCTCCCGCCGCGGCCGCGGCGGCTGCCGCTGTTCCCGCGGCGGCCACCGCCGCCCAGGCGACATCCGTTCCAGGCGTACTCAGCACCGTGCTGAAGGATTCGGCTCCACTGACGCTTCCGAAGGCAGCTGCGGCACCACTGGCAGCAGCGAAAGGAAATAACGCGCGCAGCTGCGGGCGCCACAGGCCACACAGCAAGGCGGCGCCGCACGCCCCGGCCCAGGCAGCGGGCCAGGGGAGAAAAGTGGTGGCCAGGACCGCCAGTGCGCTGAGTCCCAGGATCACCGCGAGTACCGTCACCCCGCGCGGGGCGCCCGCAGTTGTCCCCTCGACCAGCGATTCGGCGGCATCGCGGATGACGGGCGCGGCGAGCTCTTCTTCCGGGACCAGTACCACCACCGCGCCGTCGACAAGCTCGGTGGCATACAGCGGCAGAGCGAGGTTGATGCGTCGGCCTGTCGCGGTGGCTGCGCTCCACGGCCGCGTTGTGGGCGGGGCTCCGATGAGTTCCAGGAGCTCCGGGACTACCTCCGCCAACGCAGAGGTGGCGGGTACAGCGACGTCGAGATGCTTGCGGTAGCCGCCGTCAAGAATGCGAATGGTCAAATGAACCACGTGTGCCAAGGTCATGGCCGATTTCCCCCGATGGATGAAGTCAAGTGTGCGGGCATCCCCTTGCCCTTACGCCCCTATTGTGGCCTAAGATGTGCGGTGTGTCCACAGACACATCTCGGGAGGAATACTAGCTGTCACTTTGGGGGGACTACTAGTCATGCTTGGTGTAAGCATTGAACATATTGTTGATCCATTAAGCGCCACGCAGCGCGAACCTGCGCCGGAGATGCCCACCGGGCAACTGCAGGCGGAGCCGGTACCAGCGGCGCATAAGCCGCAGCCGATGCCCTTGGTGCGCATCATCATGCCACTGGTGATGGTGGTGGCCATGGTGGGGATGGTCGTGTTGCTGGTCCTTGGTGCCGGGCCGGGGCGCACGGTATCGCCCATGATGCTGATGTTCCCACTCATGATGGTCATGTCTATGGCCGCCATGTTCGGTCCAGGGAACGGTGGGGAGGACAAGGACGACGTTCGGCGTTCCTATCTGCGACACCTCCACCTCTTACGGGAGGAGGCCTTGGCCAACGCGGCCGAGCAGCGCGCGGCGGAATGGTTCCGCCACCCAGACCCCGCGGGCGTCCATGCGTGGGTGGGGACCCCGCGCTTGTGGGAACGCCAGGCGACGGACCCGGACGCACTCGAGGTGCGCATCGGTGTGGGCAGCGCGGCGTTGTGCACGCCTATCGACGTCCCCGATCCCGGTGCCGCCGAGGAACTCGACCCGGTGTGCGCGGTGAGTCTGCGCAGGCTCATTGCTGCGGTGGGGACAGTGCCGAATATCCCGGTGGTGGTGCAGCTTCAGGCGTTTCGCTTCCTCGGCATTGCGGGGCCGACGGCGCGTGGGCTGGTGCGCTCGATGCTTCATGCGTTGCTTATCGCGCATGGCCCGGAAGTGGTGGGGCTGCATGTCATCGGGCGCAGTGCCGCAGACCATCGTGAGGTGGCTGAAGGTGCGAAAGCCTCCGGGTGGGAGTGGATGAAGTGGGTTCCCCATGTTCGCAATCCTCGTGACGCGGCGTTTCGCATCCTTGTGGTGGATAGTATCCCGACGACTGGCCTGGAGGAATTCATTGATTCGGAGGAGTGGACGACGATCATCGACGTCGGCTCGCAGCGCTTGACGGCACTGGGGTATCGCGCTGAGCATGAAGGCCTAAGGTTGTGGGCGGGGGAGGAGCTGAAGGTCGTGACCGCGGCGGGCGAGGAGACCCTGGGGCAGTGCGACGCGGTGGCCCTCGCAGAAATGGAGATTTACGCCCGGCAACTGGCAAAATTCCGGCGCCCGCACAACGGCGCCGGCCACGATTCCACCACCGGTGGTGACCCGCTGGGTTTACTGGGGTATGCGAGCGTGGACGAGTTGGTACCGGAGCGCATGTGGCCAGGTCACGACGGGCAGAAATCCCGGCTCGTGGTGCCCATCGGCGTGGATCCTGCGGGGCAGCCGGTGCGGCTGGACTTCAAGGAGCCGGCGCACGGCGGCATGGGGCCGCATGGACTGTGCCTCGGTGCGACCGGGTCCGGAAAAAGCGAATTGCTGAAAACTGTCGTTACGGCACTGGCCGCCACCCACAGCCCGAACGAACTCAACCTCGTGCTCGTGGATTTCAAAGGCGGTGCCACCTTTCTGGAATGCGAAAAGCTCCCGCACACCGCAGCGGTGATCACCAACCTGGAGGATGAAGCGGTACTGGTAGACCGCATGTTTGACGCTATTTCTGGCGAAATGCAGCGTCGCCAACAGGTGTTGCGGGAGGCGGGGAATTTCGCCAACGTTACCGACTACACCGCGGCCCGCAACAAACAGATAGCCGAGCACGGAAGCAGCTCGATGGCGCCACTGCCCGCGCTGCTCATCATCGTGGACGAGTTCTCGGAACTGCTGGGCCAGCACCCGGACTTCGCGGAGTTGTTCGTTGCGGTCGGGCGCCTGGGGCGGTCCCTACACGTCCACCTCCTGCTTGCTTCGCAGCGGCTAGAAGAGGGCCGACTGCGCGGGCTGGATTCTCACCTGTCGTATCGCTTGGGACTCAAGACCTTCTCCGCCGGTGAGTCGCGCCAGGTCCTCGGCGTCCCCGATGCCTACCACCTGCCATCGCAACCGGGCGCGGGGTACCTCAAAACGGATGCGGACGCATTGGAGCGGTTCCAGGCTTCGTACGTCTCCGGGGCAGCGATGCGACCAGTGCGAGCGAGCGACCTCGACGCCACCGGGCTGGGCGAGCCTGCGTCGCGCCCGGCGTTGCAGATATTTGAGGAGTGGACCCAAGAGACGTCGGAAAGCGATGCCGCACTAGGTGCCGCGGCAGGGTCCCAAGGCGCGGGCGTGGCGATGGTCGCCGACGAGTCCACCACGGTCATGGAAGCCGTGGTGGAAGCGGCGGCAGAGACCGCAGAACTGCGTGGCGAATCCGCACACCCCATCTGGCTCCCGCCGTTGCCTGCAGAGGTGTCGCTGGCAGGCGTGGCGGAAGATCACGGCTTCCTGCAGGCTGCCATCGGCATCATCGACCGGCCGTTTCAGCAACGCCAGGATCCGTTCATCGTGGACTTCGGTGCGGAAGGCGGACACCTGGCGCTCTGCGGCGCCCCGCAGATGGGCAAGTCCACGGCGCTACGCACCATCGTGACCTCGCTGGCCGCGACGCACAAGCCTGGTGATGTCCGCTTCTACGTCTTGGATCTCGGCGGCGGGCAACTGCAGGGGCTCGACCTTCTCCCCCACGTGGCCGGGGTGGCGCAGAGCAACGACCCAGAGAAGGTCAACCGGGTGGTGGACGAAGTAGCAGGGTTGGTGGCTCAGCCGGAGCGCCGTCATACGTTCTTGATCATCGACGGTTGGCACCATATTGGCGCGAGCAATGCTGAATACGAAAACCTCGAAGACGCTATCGGTTCCATTGTGGTCGATGGCCCCTCTGCAAACGTGCACGTCGTGCTCGCCACGGGGCGGTGGACCACGATTCGGCCCGCCATCCGCGACCATATTGCGACCCGCGTGGAGCTGCGGTTGGCGGAGGCGCTGGACTCGCTGATTGAACGCAAACGCCAAGAAAAGCTGCCCGCGCTGCCAGGTCGTGGGCTGACCCCGGGAGGTGAGCTCATGCTGCTGGCGCACAGCGGCAACCAGGACGCGGCGCACATCGCAACCGTCGCGCAGCAGCAGGGGCTCGAGCCCGTTCCGCAGCTGAAGATGCTGCCGGAGGAAATACACCTGGATGAGCTCGGGGAGGCGTCGGGGTTGGCATTCGCCCATGGCGGGCGCGATATGACGACCGTGGCGTGGGATCCGGTTCGGGACTCCCACGTGGTATGCGTCGGCTCGGGCGAGAGTGGAAAATCCACGTGGGTGCGGACCATCGCCGCTGGAATCACGCAGCTGGGCCGCGCCGCCGCGCGCATGGTGGTCATCGATCACCGCCGTGCACACCTCGGCGAGCTCGATGAGGACATGGTCGCGGTATATTCGGCCTCCGGCGAGGCAACGGAGAAGGCACTGCGCAGCGCGCACGCCACCTTGTCCGCACGTTTGCCGGGCGAAGACGTCACTCCGGCAGAACTCAAGGCGCGCTCCTGGTGGGAGGGGCCGGAGATTTACATCGTGATTGATGACGTGGAGCTTGTGTCCGACGGAGCGCTGGATCTGCTGCAGGAACTGCTTCCACACTCTCGGGACATTGGGATGCACCTGGTGCTCGCGCGCAAAGCCGGCGGGATAGGCCGCGCGATGTACCAACGCTTCTATTCCGCTCTTCGCGATACTCAACCGGCGGTGTTGCTCTTGGACGCGGACCGTGACGAAGGGGCGATCTTTGGGATGAAGCCCACCCCGCAGCCGCCAGGCCGCGGTAGGTGGCACACGCGCAACGCCGCGCCGTCTTTGGTGCAGGTAGCGCACACGAACAATGAACAGTAGTGACGAGGGGGACACTCACCATGACTATGCACACGACATTCTCGCCGCAGGACGCTACTTCGCAGGCGGCATTTCTTACCATCACCATTTTGGATTCGGCCACCATTTTCGAAGGACCGGAAACGGTCTACCGCTACGACCTGCCCGGCAGCGGGGTACTGGGCGGGTGGGCGCTTGAGGGAATCATCGAGCAGGCCCGTACTCTGTGCGCGCCGGACTGGCCGGATGCCACGGTGGCGGTGGTGGCTGATCCGGAGTCGACGACCATCGCTCGCACCGCGGTAGTAATGGTAAGCGAGGAACTAACCAACCAGGGAGTCAGCCTCGCCCCGGCCAGCGTTGAGGATGCTGACGACCTTGCCCCAGCAAGTAGCAGAGACTCCGGAGGTGATGTCCTCCCGCCGGAGGCGGTGGACTCGGAGGGACCTCACGACGATGTCGGCACGCCGCCGCGCAACACCGTGAACGCGGCTGCACACTACGCCGGCCGGCGAACGAGTCCGAGACGATGGCTGGATCCCTTCCACCTCGGTCTTGCAGCGACGGTGTTAGCGGTAGGGGCGGTGAGCTGGTGGGCGATCAGCGCCCAGACTAACTCCGGTGCTGGAACGGTGGCGGAGGCCGCGAGCGAAGACTCCTCGGCACTGCGCAATCAAGAGGCCAACGCGCACGAAGCAGCCGTTCCCGAGGACGCGGGAAACGCCGGCCCCGCTGAGACGTCGGCCGCTGTGGTCTTGGAAGAAGGCGACGTACGAGTGAAACTCCCGTTGGGCTTTACCGCAGAGCAGGACAAGGGCGTCATCACCGCAACGGGGGATGATCCGCACCTGAGGATTCTCCTTGCTGCTGACCCGGCGTATTCGGTGCCACAAGAGGCCTTGTTCGCGGAGATCAAGGACCAAATCAAAGAGGATCCGCAATTGAAGAAGGACGAGGAAAACGCTCGTCGCCTGGTGTACACCGAAGACCCCGGCGACGGTTCCGCGGTGACGTGGACAACGTGGGTGGAAGGCGACCATCAGATGTCAGTGGGGTGCCACACCAAGTCCACGCCCACCACCGTCCAGAAAGCAGCGTGCCGCATGGCGGTGGATTCCCTGCAGCACTTCTAGCGGACCGGCCGCAGGGACAGAAAAGAAGTCCGGAGGCGAAGGGAACCGAAGCCGGATACAGGCAGTCCAATACAGGTGAAAGGAACAGCGTGCGGGGTGCACGCCCCTTTCACACCAGAACACTTTAAGGAGGGGACATCATGAACCAAACGTTCAAGACCGAAGCTGACGTGATGCGCCAGGCGGCGCAGCACGTTGACGACACCAATGACAACGTCCAAGCCGAACTCAACCGCCTCGAGCGCACCGTTGAGGGCCTGCGTTCCAATTGGGAGGGCAACGCGCAGGTAGCCTTCAATAATCTCATGCTGCGCTACAACGACAACGAGCGCAAGCTCAAGGAAGCTCTCACCTCGATTTCGGACAACATCCGCGACAACGCCCGCAACTTCGAAAACGTCGAGGCGGAAAACGAGGACATCTTCAAAAACGTCGGTACCGAGGGCCTGGCACTGTAACGCGGCGAGTCATCCGCCGCACCACGCAAGCAACACCACCATCACATTCACGAGTACAGAATAAGAAAGGGACCCATGTCCGGAATCAAGTACGAGTTCGGCAACATCGAGGCTGGCGCCAGCGACATTAACAAGTCCGCCACCGCCATCAACTCCGAGTTGGACGAGCTCAAGAAGATGCTGCAGCCACTGGTCTCCTCCTGGGAGGGCGAGTCCGCAACCGCGTACAACGAAGCGCAGTCCAAGTGGGACAAGGCCGCTAAGGAACTGAACCAGATCCTGGCCACCATTTCCAAGTCGGTAGATGAATCCAACAACCGCATGAGCCACATCAACAAGGTGGCCGCCAACAGCTGGGGATAGGTGCCGGCACACGACACGAAAATCTGTGGGAGATAGACGCTAAGGGGATAGACCCCAAAGCCCTCGAGTGCGGTCCGAGAGCTCCGCCGCGGTGCTGGGCACACCGTGGTGGAACCTGGGGCAAGGTAGTGCGCTCGAGGGTTTTGGTGTTTTCGCTCCTCGTGCAATAAAGTATTCACCCTGTGTGTCATTTCGGTTCAGCACTGCTGTACCCGTTGCGCTTGATGCAGGTCCCCACCGGCCGCTGTGTTCAAACGTTAGACGCCATCGAAGTTGGCCGGCAGCCTCAGACAGACTTATAAGGAGTCGCATTGTCTACTTTCCACCCAAAGAGCGGTGACATTACCCGTAAGTGGTACATCATCGACGCTACTGACGTGGTGCTGGGCAAGCTTGCTTCCACCGTTGCAGATCTGCTGCGCGGCAAGCACAAGCCACAGTTCGCACCGAACGTTGATTGCGGTGACCACGTCATCATCATCAACGCTGACAAGATCCACATTTCTTCCAACAAGCGGGACCGCGAGATGCGTTACCGCCACTCCGGTTACCCGGGTGGTCTGAAGTCCATGACCCTTGGTCAGTCTTTGGACGCCAACCCGGTTCGCGTAATCGAGGAAGCAGTGACCGGCATGATGCCGCACAACAAGCTTTCCGCACAGTCCGCGAAGAAGCTGCACGTCTTCGTCGGCGAGGAGCACCCATACGCCGGCCAGAAGCCGGAGACCTTCGAGTTTAAGCAGGTGGCACAGTAATGACCGAAGCTAACAACATCGACAACGCAAACGTAGACACCGAAGCTACCGCTGCTGACATCGCTGCCGCACAGGCTGCTACCGAGGAGTTCACCAACACCATTGGTGACGCCGTAGCACCGGCGGAGTCCGAGCAGGTTGAAGCTGCTGCCCCTGTTGTTCACGAGGGCCCGATCCAGACCGTTGGTCGTCGTAAGCGCGCCATCGCCCGTGTTCGCATGGTCGAGGGTTCCGGCGAGATCATCGTCAACGGTCGTTCCCTGGATGACTACTTCCCGAACAAGCTGCACCAGCAGGACATCTTGCTCCCGCTGACCTTGCTTGAGCGCGAGAACCAGTTCGACCTCAAGGTCACCGTCACCGGCGGCGGCCCCACCGGTCAGTCCGGCGCCCTGCGCCTGGCTATCGCACGCGCACTGAACGTGTACAACCCGGCAGACCGCGCAGTCCTGAAGAAGGCTGGCCTGCTGACCCGTGACGCTCGTGCAGTGGAGCGCAAGAAGGCTGGTCTGCACAAGGCACGTCGTGCCCCGCAGTACTCCAAGCGTTAAATTTTATTTCACGCTTGTCGACGCCGCTTCGTCCTCACCGTTGGTGGGATGGAGCGGCGTTCGCCGTTTTCAAGGCTGGAGCAACGCGAGCGTCGTCACGCCCATAATGCATAATGGATCGCATGACTCGACTATTCGGAACCGACGGCGTTCGCGGTTTGGCGAACAAGAAGCTCACCCCGATGCTGGCCCTTCGCCTGGGGCAGGCGGCGGCGGACGTCCTGACCAAGGAACGAGAATCC
Proteins encoded in this region:
- a CDS encoding S8 family serine peptidase — its product is MTTHTSPLPLTSLAHGLLALLLVGTLSDVAPAAAREPDKPCTRPATAKELSPRPTREQRDYRARLHALATGEGITVAVIDTGVAKHPQLRHLDAGPDLVTPDDPQPFLDCDGHGTVVAGVIAAHDSGIAPDARVLSVRQTSAHYRREDPATDDGDRNEENQARQRAAGSLASLAQAIDEAVEHKADVINVSVVSCVPARVAATLDTRALDKALARAEEADAVVVAAAGNKGSHCQPGWVVYPAHEETVLAVGALDSPATTADYSIPAPRAPLSAAGVVPVGLSPDATGWARGTITDSREEKPFAGTSFAAPLVSGTVALLKHRHPSLSAAAIRELLHDHAHPVTGYVDALGVVSAATEPYRAASPDSAGAPTATIEIAPAAHAQQSAALRRAGRCLSALALLIACGAFMLGTTRRWRTRQSAKKDTRQRRK
- a CDS encoding WXG100 family type VII secretion target produces the protein MNQTFKTEADVMRQAAQHVDDTNDNVQAELNRLERTVEGLRSNWEGNAQVAFNNLMLRYNDNERKLKEALTSISDNIRDNARNFENVEAENEDIFKNVGTEGLAL
- the eccCa gene encoding type VII secretion protein EccCa, which codes for MLGVSIEHIVDPLSATQREPAPEMPTGQLQAEPVPAAHKPQPMPLVRIIMPLVMVVAMVGMVVLLVLGAGPGRTVSPMMLMFPLMMVMSMAAMFGPGNGGEDKDDVRRSYLRHLHLLREEALANAAEQRAAEWFRHPDPAGVHAWVGTPRLWERQATDPDALEVRIGVGSAALCTPIDVPDPGAAEELDPVCAVSLRRLIAAVGTVPNIPVVVQLQAFRFLGIAGPTARGLVRSMLHALLIAHGPEVVGLHVIGRSAADHREVAEGAKASGWEWMKWVPHVRNPRDAAFRILVVDSIPTTGLEEFIDSEEWTTIIDVGSQRLTALGYRAEHEGLRLWAGEELKVVTAAGEETLGQCDAVALAEMEIYARQLAKFRRPHNGAGHDSTTGGDPLGLLGYASVDELVPERMWPGHDGQKSRLVVPIGVDPAGQPVRLDFKEPAHGGMGPHGLCLGATGSGKSELLKTVVTALAATHSPNELNLVLVDFKGGATFLECEKLPHTAAVITNLEDEAVLVDRMFDAISGEMQRRQQVLREAGNFANVTDYTAARNKQIAEHGSSSMAPLPALLIIVDEFSELLGQHPDFAELFVAVGRLGRSLHVHLLLASQRLEEGRLRGLDSHLSYRLGLKTFSAGESRQVLGVPDAYHLPSQPGAGYLKTDADALERFQASYVSGAAMRPVRASDLDATGLGEPASRPALQIFEEWTQETSESDAALGAAAGSQGAGVAMVADESTTVMEAVVEAAAETAELRGESAHPIWLPPLPAEVSLAGVAEDHGFLQAAIGIIDRPFQQRQDPFIVDFGAEGGHLALCGAPQMGKSTALRTIVTSLAATHKPGDVRFYVLDLGGGQLQGLDLLPHVAGVAQSNDPEKVNRVVDEVAGLVAQPERRHTFLIIDGWHHIGASNAEYENLEDAIGSIVVDGPSANVHVVLATGRWTTIRPAIRDHIATRVELRLAEALDSLIERKRQEKLPALPGRGLTPGGELMLLAHSGNQDAAHIATVAQQQGLEPVPQLKMLPEEIHLDELGEASGLAFAHGGRDMTTVAWDPVRDSHVVCVGSGESGKSTWVRTIAAGITQLGRAAARMVVIDHRRAHLGELDEDMVAVYSASGEATEKALRSAHATLSARLPGEDVTPAELKARSWWEGPEIYIVIDDVELVSDGALDLLQELLPHSRDIGMHLVLARKAGGIGRAMYQRFYSALRDTQPAVLLLDADRDEGAIFGMKPTPQPPGRGRWHTRNAAPSLVQVAHTNNEQ
- the rplM gene encoding 50S ribosomal protein L13; amino-acid sequence: MSTFHPKSGDITRKWYIIDATDVVLGKLASTVADLLRGKHKPQFAPNVDCGDHVIIINADKIHISSNKRDREMRYRHSGYPGGLKSMTLGQSLDANPVRVIEEAVTGMMPHNKLSAQSAKKLHVFVGEEHPYAGQKPETFEFKQVAQ
- a CDS encoding WXG100 family type VII secretion target; amino-acid sequence: MSGIKYEFGNIEAGASDINKSATAINSELDELKKMLQPLVSSWEGESATAYNEAQSKWDKAAKELNQILATISKSVDESNNRMSHINKVAANSWG
- a CDS encoding type VII secretion-associated protein; this translates as MTMHTTFSPQDATSQAAFLTITILDSATIFEGPETVYRYDLPGSGVLGGWALEGIIEQARTLCAPDWPDATVAVVADPESTTIARTAVVMVSEELTNQGVSLAPASVEDADDLAPASSRDSGGDVLPPEAVDSEGPHDDVGTPPRNTVNAAAHYAGRRTSPRRWLDPFHLGLAATVLAVGAVSWWAISAQTNSGAGTVAEAASEDSSALRNQEANAHEAAVPEDAGNAGPAETSAAVVLEEGDVRVKLPLGFTAEQDKGVITATGDDPHLRILLAADPAYSVPQEALFAEIKDQIKEDPQLKKDEENARRLVYTEDPGDGSAVTWTTWVEGDHQMSVGCHTKSTPTTVQKAACRMAVDSLQHF
- the rpsI gene encoding 30S ribosomal protein S9 codes for the protein MTEANNIDNANVDTEATAADIAAAQAATEEFTNTIGDAVAPAESEQVEAAAPVVHEGPIQTVGRRKRAIARVRMVEGSGEIIVNGRSLDDYFPNKLHQQDILLPLTLLERENQFDLKVTVTGGGPTGQSGALRLAIARALNVYNPADRAVLKKAGLLTRDARAVERKKAGLHKARRAPQYSKR
- the eccD gene encoding type VII secretion integral membrane protein EccD; the encoded protein is MTLAHVVHLTIRILDGGYRKHLDVAVPATSALAEVVPELLELIGAPPTTRPWSAATATGRRINLALPLYATELVDGAVVVLVPEEELAAPVIRDAAESLVEGTTAGAPRGVTVLAVILGLSALAVLATTFLPWPAAWAGACGAALLCGLWRPQLRALFPFAAASGAAAAFGSVSGAESFSTVLSTPGTDVAWAAVAAAGTAAAAAAAAGALSLASPRSAAAVITFVVLTLAAGAGAALSTAVPPTPGADLRLPLGSAILLTVLVCLHLAPGIVTRAAGLKVPTLPSAGEDLAVADAVDAEVDGHARRAQLLHDGVLLALSGACLVALALLATSPLTRSSAALLALSGIAVVLHAARHHRPCQAWALYVVAITAGGALCVAVSSVTFTERPVLWAVALLAGALLALAPVWAPHIPTVEPTTRVWLERAETAAIVAVLPLAVHLLGIFALIRGLG
- the eccB gene encoding type VII secretion protein EccB, with protein sequence MAHTLLPTTTAQVSGHKFLQRRVEHGLIMGDIRMLHDPLAKRQRAFIFGTVAVVLLALGSGLLAWLRPEPHPGDAAIVRTGHGQVLVRVDDRLHPVANIASARLIAGEATDPQALGDEALHAAPRGVPLGIAGAPESLAPGGATGWAACLDPYPQQDAASGEHSARTDFKTTFGPDGDPAAEVIVLAGARLRSLGEREAVIVDIGADEWLVSARGRTRLGEDLRKSWGIPDDAPRWPAPARYLEAFVERPEHEMFPDVPEEREGNAGLSFLEPPTDGVQGGPPAGWLCADAAGEAGAVEPTADAVALPTRQGGEHTRDDAPGTSASPAVASRFGGLEDAVGVDTGAGFLVVSASGYRHDVPDVATLDILGAAGATPAPWPILALLPEGPALHTEAALRPLLE
- a CDS encoding TIGR02611 family protein; this translates as MATMRDSISSRVERLRGFHEQQKSRRFGFLVRPLTLLLGWTVLIVGVLTIPLPGQGWLTTFVGVGILSLEQHWAHRLLEWGVELYDRFFAWFARQSAGVRIMLIVLLIAVIWAIFGVGVYLFWRSGGFATFGWSPA